One Rhodospirillaceae bacterium genomic region harbors:
- a CDS encoding Na(+)/H(+) antiporter subunit D has protein sequence MSSLLLHPSLPILIGALLVLRLTGTARSVVLLGAPLISLAFVWMTAEGVLFSISYMEWTLEPFKTDKLSRLFATVFALMALAGNLYALKQERVLELFAANVYIAFSLGVVFAGDLITVFIFWEMMALASATVIFSAGTDTARAAGLRYLLVHLFGGVVLMAGIAGEVASTGSIAFTSMLPDTLPRALILAGFLLNTGAPPFSAWVPDSYPEASYSGMVFLSAFTTKTAVYVLARGFPGAEILIFVGLFMIFYGIIYGLCENNARKMLGYSIVNQVGFMVTAIGIGTTLAINGAVAHAFAHIIYKALLIMATGSVFYMTGKRKFTEYGGLFRTMPLTAICCIIGGLSISAFPFTSGFAAKAMTSEAAYLEQYYWVWYLLAAGTAGVFLDVGIKLQYFVFFGKDSGLRPPEPPLHMRTAMVFFAILCVAIGVLPQQFYQLLPFEQDYAPNTPDHIVTQFQILLFSGAAFFLFLKYYGWHLVNSLTLDFDWLYRVLGKKIALSLTQNSGSARDSIIDDLSKGVRSTIQTLQSRHGPSGILGRTMPTGRMAFWAIVMLAIYLLVDFVYM, from the coding sequence ATGAGTAGTCTTTTGCTGCACCCCTCTTTACCAATTCTTATTGGTGCACTTCTGGTCTTACGATTGACCGGAACCGCCCGCAGCGTCGTTCTGCTTGGGGCTCCGCTGATTTCCTTAGCCTTTGTCTGGATGACGGCGGAGGGAGTGCTCTTTTCCATATCCTACATGGAGTGGACGCTAGAACCGTTTAAGACAGATAAACTCAGCCGTCTGTTCGCCACTGTGTTTGCCTTGATGGCGCTGGCCGGCAATTTGTATGCGCTGAAACAAGAGCGCGTTTTGGAACTGTTTGCCGCCAACGTTTACATTGCTTTTTCACTCGGCGTCGTGTTTGCCGGTGATCTCATCACCGTCTTTATTTTCTGGGAAATGATGGCCTTGGCGTCGGCGACTGTTATTTTCTCGGCGGGGACTGATACCGCCCGGGCTGCCGGTCTGCGCTACCTTCTGGTGCATCTGTTTGGTGGGGTGGTGCTGATGGCCGGCATCGCTGGCGAAGTCGCGTCCACCGGTTCCATTGCGTTTACGTCGATGCTGCCGGATACGCTTCCTCGGGCACTCATTTTAGCCGGCTTTTTGCTCAATACTGGTGCGCCGCCATTTTCAGCCTGGGTACCGGATTCCTACCCGGAAGCCAGTTATTCCGGGATGGTGTTCCTGTCTGCGTTCACCACCAAGACAGCCGTTTACGTGCTGGCGCGGGGCTTTCCCGGTGCAGAAATTCTGATCTTTGTCGGTCTGTTTATGATTTTCTACGGCATCATTTACGGACTTTGCGAAAACAACGCGCGCAAAATGCTTGGCTATTCCATCGTCAACCAAGTTGGCTTCATGGTCACGGCAATTGGCATTGGGACGACCCTGGCGATCAATGGCGCGGTTGCCCATGCCTTTGCGCACATTATCTATAAGGCGCTGTTGATCATGGCGACGGGGTCTGTGTTTTACATGACCGGCAAACGCAAATTCACCGAATATGGCGGATTGTTTCGGACAATGCCGCTCACCGCAATTTGTTGCATCATCGGCGGACTTTCAATCTCGGCCTTTCCGTTTACCTCTGGTTTTGCGGCTAAGGCAATGACCTCAGAAGCGGCCTACCTCGAACAATATTATTGGGTTTGGTATTTGCTCGCGGCCGGTACGGCAGGGGTGTTCTTGGACGTTGGTATCAAGTTGCAATACTTTGTGTTCTTCGGAAAAGACTCGGGTTTGCGACCGCCGGAGCCGCCGCTGCATATGCGCACGGCAATGGTGTTTTTTGCTATACTGTGTGTTGCGATTGGCGTGTTGCCCCAGCAGTTCTATCAACTTCTGCCGTTTGAGCAGGATTACGCGCCGAACACACCCGATCACATCGTCACCCAGTTCCAAATTCTGCTGTTCTCCGGCGCGGCTTTCTTCTTGTTCCTCAAGTATTATGGCTGGCACTTGGTCAATAGCCTGACACTGGATTTCGATTGGCTGTACCGGGTCTTAGGCAAAAAAATTGCCCTTTCTCTGACGCAAAATTCTGGATCAGCGCGCGACAGCATCATTGATGATTTATCAAAGGGGGTACGGTCTACTATACAAACCCTGCAGAGTCGGCATGGCCCGTCAGGAATTCTCGGGCGCACAATGCCAACCGGGCGCATGGCGTTTTGGGCCATCGTGATGTTGGCAATATATCTCCTGGTAGACTTCGTCTATATGTGA
- a CDS encoding monovalent cation/H+ antiporter subunit D family protein → MTDLSLLIVAALLIPSFGAVFIASSGSKPNIREAYTLVTAALLFAVVFVLVPSVMQGARPSTESFAVLPGLTIRFEIEPMGMLFAMIASSLWIVNSIYSIGYVRGNKEENQTVFYTCFALAIAGTIGIAFAGNLFTMFLFYEVLTLSTYPLVTHKGNEAAKAGGRVYLGILLTTSVVFLLPAVIGTYFIAGTGDFTVGGIIPKDENPFLVGALSVLFIYGIGKAAVMPVHRWLPAAMVAPTPVSALLHAVAVVKAGVFSVVKIIVYVFGLDLFSGQATGWVVYAAGFTVLVASIIALSQDNLKRRLAYSTVSQLSYVVLAAAMATPLAIIGAAMHITAHAFGKITLFFAAGSIYTAAHKTEISQLNGIGKRMPLTMAAFTIGALSMIGVPPTAGFLGKWYILSAAMDLKDWFVLFVIFVSTLLNTGYFVPIIYRAFFKKEDVAPSHEHGEAPWPIVLALCLTASGTLALFLFPEVPLTLAKALVGQTL, encoded by the coding sequence ATGACAGACCTCTCCCTGCTTATTGTTGCGGCGCTTCTGATCCCGAGTTTTGGGGCTGTCTTTATTGCGTCCAGCGGCTCAAAACCAAATATCAGAGAAGCCTATACACTTGTTACTGCGGCCCTGTTGTTTGCGGTTGTGTTTGTACTCGTGCCGTCAGTTATGCAAGGGGCTCGCCCTTCTACAGAGAGCTTTGCAGTCTTGCCTGGGCTAACAATCCGATTTGAGATTGAGCCAATGGGCATGCTTTTCGCGATGATTGCCTCCTCGCTCTGGATCGTCAATTCCATCTATTCCATCGGGTATGTGCGCGGAAATAAGGAAGAAAACCAGACCGTATTCTACACATGCTTTGCTCTTGCGATTGCGGGGACCATTGGGATCGCTTTCGCAGGCAACCTCTTTACGATGTTTTTGTTTTACGAGGTCCTGACGCTTTCGACCTACCCGCTTGTGACGCACAAAGGCAATGAAGCTGCGAAAGCTGGAGGACGTGTCTATCTTGGAATTCTCTTAACGACATCCGTCGTGTTTTTACTGCCAGCCGTGATTGGCACTTATTTTATTGCTGGCACGGGTGATTTCACAGTCGGTGGTATTATTCCAAAAGATGAAAATCCGTTTCTTGTTGGAGCACTCAGTGTTCTGTTTATTTACGGCATAGGTAAGGCGGCTGTGATGCCGGTGCACCGTTGGTTGCCAGCAGCGATGGTTGCGCCTACTCCTGTCAGCGCACTCCTTCATGCCGTCGCCGTTGTTAAAGCGGGTGTGTTCTCCGTCGTAAAAATTATCGTCTATGTGTTTGGCCTGGATCTCTTTAGCGGTCAGGCAACCGGCTGGGTGGTGTATGCCGCCGGGTTTACTGTTCTGGTGGCGTCCATCATCGCCCTTAGTCAAGATAACTTAAAGCGCAGACTTGCCTATTCTACCGTTAGTCAATTGTCTTATGTGGTGTTGGCTGCGGCGATGGCAACGCCGCTGGCAATTATTGGCGCGGCGATGCATATAACGGCGCACGCGTTTGGTAAGATCACTCTGTTCTTTGCAGCTGGCTCAATTTATACAGCCGCCCATAAAACCGAGATTAGTCAATTAAACGGCATCGGTAAACGTATGCCTTTGACCATGGCGGCGTTTACAATTGGGGCGCTCAGTATGATTGGGGTGCCGCCAACGGCAGGCTTTTTGGGCAAGTGGTATATTTTATCTGCAGCGATGGACTTAAAAGACTGGTTCGTTCTGTTCGTCATCTTTGTCAGTACATTGCTCAACACCGGCTACTTCGTACCGATTATTTACCGGGCTTTTTTCAAAAAAGAGGATGTTGCACCGTCGCACGAGCATGGTGAAGCGCCGTGGCCCATTGTACTGGCGCTCTGTTTGACCGCATCGGGAACGCTTGCGCTGTTCCTTTTCCCAGAAGTCCCATTGACGTTAGCCAAAGCCTTGGTAGGGCAAACCTTATGA
- a CDS encoding monovalent cation/H+ antiporter subunit D family protein, producing the protein MLDQLPAIVVAVPLIAAAVCAIVRQQTACWLIALVVCGVSTLGSIAMLAQVQDYGPISYQMGGWAPPVGIEYRIDILSGYLLVLVSLIATAVLVYGRVSVQAEIKQSLRGWYYTMYLLCMCGLMGIVITGDAFNAFVFMEISSLSMYTLIALGKDRRALAAAYQYLIMGTIGATMYVIGVGLLFTITGTLNLVDMAERLRPLLDTPAAIAGMAFILVGLSLKIALFPLHLWLPSAYAYAPSAVTAFLAATATKVAIYLLMRFLYSVFGFGFAIEQTPIPEVILILSLIAIFAGSFSAIFQENVKRMLAYSSVAQIGYITLGIALADAPGLVGSLVHIANHAMMKGALFMLIGGIALQIGTVRLSDMAGLGKAMPLTMFGIVLAGFSMLGVPGTVGFVSKWYLSVGALENGWWWMVALLMVSSLLVLAYIGRVIEVAFFRERPAGAPALKDPPKSMLITSWVFVLACIYLGIDTSFTVGVAEQIVSVLLGAGQ; encoded by the coding sequence GTGCTCGACCAACTTCCCGCTATTGTTGTTGCTGTTCCGCTCATTGCGGCCGCTGTCTGTGCGATAGTGCGTCAGCAGACGGCCTGCTGGCTGATCGCCCTTGTTGTCTGTGGTGTTAGCACGCTTGGCAGCATTGCCATGTTGGCTCAGGTCCAGGACTATGGGCCAATTTCATATCAAATGGGGGGGTGGGCACCTCCTGTCGGTATCGAGTACAGGATTGATATTCTTTCGGGATACCTTCTTGTTTTGGTTTCTTTGATTGCAACCGCGGTTCTAGTTTACGGACGGGTGAGTGTTCAGGCGGAGATAAAGCAGAGCCTGCGTGGCTGGTACTATACGATGTATCTGCTGTGCATGTGCGGTTTGATGGGGATTGTCATAACAGGCGATGCGTTTAATGCGTTTGTCTTTATGGAGATCTCCTCGCTCTCAATGTATACATTGATCGCGCTTGGCAAGGATCGCCGAGCTCTTGCAGCAGCCTACCAATATCTCATCATGGGGACGATCGGGGCCACCATGTATGTTATTGGTGTTGGACTGCTCTTTACGATTACCGGCACGCTCAACCTTGTTGATATGGCGGAACGCTTACGGCCTTTGCTAGATACACCTGCGGCTATTGCAGGAATGGCCTTTATTCTTGTCGGGCTCTCGTTAAAAATTGCTCTATTTCCCTTGCACCTTTGGTTGCCGAGCGCGTACGCGTATGCACCATCGGCGGTCACAGCTTTTCTTGCCGCAACGGCGACGAAGGTCGCAATTTATCTTTTGATGCGGTTTTTATATTCAGTTTTCGGCTTTGGGTTTGCCATCGAACAAACACCAATACCCGAAGTGATTTTGATTTTGTCCCTTATCGCAATTTTTGCAGGCTCTTTTTCGGCCATTTTCCAGGAAAACGTAAAGCGCATGCTTGCATATTCAAGTGTCGCGCAGATCGGTTACATCACGCTTGGTATAGCGCTCGCGGATGCTCCTGGACTGGTCGGTAGTTTAGTTCATATCGCGAACCACGCGATGATGAAGGGGGCGTTATTCATGTTGATCGGCGGCATAGCGCTGCAGATCGGCACAGTTCGCCTATCTGATATGGCAGGGCTGGGCAAAGCCATGCCGCTTACAATGTTCGGTATTGTTTTGGCTGGATTCAGCATGCTCGGCGTACCTGGGACGGTCGGCTTTGTCTCTAAGTGGTACCTGTCAGTTGGTGCGCTCGAAAACGGTTGGTGGTGGATGGTTGCTCTGCTGATGGTGAGCTCACTGCTCGTTCTTGCCTACATTGGGCGCGTGATTGAAGTTGCTTTTTTCCGAGAGAGACCCGCTGGTGCACCAGCTCTAAAAGACCCGCCTAAGTCTATGCTGATAACATCATGGGTTTTTGTATTGGCATGTATCTATCTTGGGATTGATACATCGTTCACAGTCGGTGTTGCTGAGCAAATTGTCAGCGTCTTGTTAGGGGCAGGTCAATGA
- a CDS encoding cation:proton antiporter subunit C — MEGLNELAFIIGGINHWITIFLIMAGLYIIVSRSNMIKKLVGLSIFQTSVYLLYVSPGKILGGTAPIIIEDAPGQLYSNPLPHVLILTAIVVGVATLALGLALVVRINEAYGSIEEDDVYTSADWD, encoded by the coding sequence ATGGAAGGACTCAACGAACTTGCGTTTATCATCGGTGGTATCAATCATTGGATAACCATCTTCTTAATTATGGCTGGCCTCTACATCATTGTTTCTCGTTCAAACATGATCAAAAAGCTGGTCGGGCTCTCCATATTTCAAACGTCAGTTTATTTGTTGTACGTTTCCCCAGGGAAAATTCTGGGGGGCACGGCACCAATCATTATTGAGGATGCTCCAGGGCAGCTTTATTCAAATCCCTTGCCCCATGTTCTCATTCTCACTGCAATTGTCGTCGGCGTAGCTACGCTTGCCCTTGGCCTGGCACTGGTTGTCAGAATCAATGAAGCCTATGGCTCAATCGAAGAAGACGACGTCTACACTAGTGCGGATTGGGACTAA
- a CDS encoding Na(+)/H(+) antiporter subunit B, with translation MRGHLVLRVISKLLIPFLLLFALYVQFHGDFGPGGGFQAGVIVAAAFVLYALIFGLHETQKIIPSSVLEIAVPLGVLIYAGVGIFSWIMGGNFLDYGLLDSHDPSHGQHLGILLVEAGVLLTVSSTMLLIFYTFAGRGR, from the coding sequence ATGAGAGGCCATCTCGTTCTCCGCGTTATATCCAAGTTGCTGATTCCATTTTTGCTTCTGTTCGCTCTGTATGTGCAGTTCCACGGTGACTTTGGTCCGGGTGGCGGCTTTCAGGCCGGAGTTATTGTGGCCGCAGCGTTTGTTTTGTATGCGCTGATTTTTGGCCTCCATGAGACTCAAAAAATTATTCCGTCTTCGGTTCTGGAAATTGCCGTTCCTTTGGGCGTTTTGATTTACGCTGGCGTCGGTATTTTCTCCTGGATCATGGGCGGAAATTTCTTGGATTATGGCCTGCTAGATTCACATGATCCCTCGCATGGTCAACATCTGGGCATATTGCTTGTTGAAGCCGGCGTATTGCTAACTGTCTCTTCCACGATGCTGTTGATCTTTTATACTTTTGCTGGCCGCGGGCGTTAG
- a CDS encoding DUF4040 domain-containing protein codes for MEFLINLILLLFLTAVTIGIIGVRNLFAVVVLGSAYSFLMATLLIAMDAVDVGMTEAAVGAGVSTVLLLSALHLTKTDEAPAKHSNVLPIALSVLIGVVLIYGTWGLPRYGDPDTPMNTHVGAEYLERSIPETTVPNVVTSVLASYRGYDTLGETAVIFTAGIGVLMLLKGRRRKEDDEEEEERT; via the coding sequence GTGGAATTCCTGATTAATCTGATATTGCTCCTTTTTCTTACGGCTGTGACTATCGGTATTATAGGCGTCCGCAATCTGTTTGCCGTTGTTGTTCTGGGTAGTGCGTATAGTTTTTTAATGGCAACGCTATTGATCGCTATGGATGCCGTGGACGTGGGCATGACGGAAGCCGCAGTCGGGGCAGGGGTGTCTACCGTTCTCCTACTCTCTGCGCTTCACCTTACCAAAACAGATGAAGCGCCTGCCAAGCATTCCAATGTCTTGCCTATCGCTCTGTCCGTTTTAATCGGCGTGGTTCTCATTTATGGAACCTGGGGGCTTCCTCGTTATGGCGATCCGGATACCCCCATGAACACGCATGTTGGCGCTGAATATTTAGAGCGTTCAATCCCAGAAACGACAGTGCCTAACGTTGTAACGTCAGTTCTGGCCAGCTACCGGGGCTATGACACGCTGGGGGAAACGGCTGTGATTTTTACAGCTGGTATTGGTGTGTTGATGTTGCTTAAAGGAAGACGTCGCAAAGAGGATGACGAAGAAGAGGAGGAGCGCACATGA
- the mnhG gene encoding monovalent cation/H(+) antiporter subunit G yields MELLLNIVSWALLAGGGFFCVVGAIGIVRMPDAFTRMHAASVIDTLGVGMIIIGLMVQSGLTLTTARLAIILALVFFTSPVATHAIARAMKHRNVEPVLSEDRTKEGR; encoded by the coding sequence ATGGAGCTGCTTCTTAACATTGTAAGTTGGGCTCTGTTGGCTGGTGGCGGGTTTTTCTGCGTTGTCGGCGCCATTGGTATCGTGCGCATGCCTGACGCGTTTACCCGGATGCATGCAGCCAGTGTCATTGATACTTTAGGCGTTGGCATGATCATCATCGGATTGATGGTGCAGTCGGGGTTGACGCTCACGACGGCGCGTCTGGCAATTATTTTGGCGCTGGTGTTCTTCACAAGCCCTGTTGCAACTCATGCCATTGCCAGGGCTATGAAACACAGAAATGTTGAACCGGTGCTGTCCGAAGATCGCACAAAGGAAGGACGCTAG
- a CDS encoding monovalent cation/H+ antiporter complex subunit F: MSMFAVAAIALLVSLGLVVTRVLKGPTVFDRVVAGNSLGTLCVLLLAVMGYVFGRPEFIDLAITYALLNVIGTIAVLKFFRYGDLGAGEDEAGL, from the coding sequence ATGAGTATGTTTGCTGTTGCTGCAATTGCCCTTCTTGTATCCCTCGGGCTGGTCGTCACGCGGGTGCTCAAAGGACCAACAGTTTTTGACAGGGTGGTTGCCGGTAACTCGCTGGGCACTCTATGCGTTTTGCTGTTAGCGGTTATGGGGTACGTCTTCGGGCGACCAGAATTTATTGACCTCGCAATCACATATGCGCTGCTTAATGTTATCGGCACCATCGCCGTCTTGAAATTTTTCCGTTACGGCGACCTGGGCGCTGGCGAAGATGAGGCCGGGCTGTAA
- a CDS encoding Na+/H+ antiporter subunit E gives MTIVLLIFWLTLSGKYTFFLVSAGVISTIAIALLAKKMNVSDKEGHPIHLATSAFTYWPWLVWQIILSAINVTKIILNPSLPISPTLTRTKMSQKSDVGRVTYANSITLTPGTISVDIEDDEILVHAITRENATDVESGEMDRRCAKFEGSA, from the coding sequence ATGACTATCGTCTTGCTTATTTTCTGGCTCACTCTGTCGGGCAAATACACTTTCTTTTTGGTCTCCGCCGGAGTGATCAGTACCATCGCGATTGCGCTGTTGGCAAAAAAGATGAATGTGTCCGATAAAGAAGGACACCCCATTCACCTTGCAACATCCGCTTTCACCTACTGGCCATGGCTGGTCTGGCAAATCATCTTGTCAGCCATCAATGTAACGAAAATCATTTTGAATCCGTCTTTGCCAATCAGTCCGACTTTGACACGAACGAAAATGAGCCAAAAATCTGATGTTGGCCGTGTGACGTATGCAAATTCGATCACGCTTACGCCAGGGACAATCTCTGTCGATATCGAAGATGACGAAATTCTTGTGCATGCCATTACGCGGGAGAACGCGACGGACGTCGAGTCCGGTGAAATGGATCGAAGATGCGCAAAGTTTGAGGGCTCGGCATGA
- a CDS encoding YdbH domain-containing protein yields MVKRAAKLLGITIILVLTAAVVLRASLIEFIATSALDQQGLSPASLTVSRANFRGLEFKAISLSSGQIKADTASVTYAWSLWRDGRVEHLELSGLDVSGTWTEDGVKFGELAFPQQLEQENKTGDDPNSSGGLPFRSVVIDNANVHVQHPQGQIDLILSAELQNNDEVLETEIFAALAGPDLSGTVDFSGSLSLQDILSSSLSGMVKLTAESFTVPGSESTFSADVDLKGSIEDKSVTVMAEKDMRFSAPWPSQFFGSIGQAKNQTVEVVVSKGTASGPLFRIEPTDSGYRAEVDMVLRGETPLGRAGAKSAAWATFGTDGLPQDFSFETFNVELSGLPTAYGTVSASLDASGLRGPIAIAGGPVYATLAVKDAVYGDLSGRTLTVDMASDFRLDGLSLAFQFQKLSAAVEALKYGTQLAAQDTIELNLADGTTAAQTANVVFGADGSATLTFDTALALTSKTLELRLNNSPLLISASAPEISLKGYWTAPDQTGDLQVGLTNGLIESESLSATALNILLAGDLENMSGTYLTTLVDPKDTSSQSPLLRLNGDLNKTQNNYNIEGSIRLPSRRLIGTYSLTYALDSASGSASASSGPLLFGGENLGPSDLRPLGLPFTPTAGEFAADIDISFNGRELKQQQAHIYVKEVDVEGNDFALRRLNTAVVFDSVVPLRTDGPQSVAIGLLQAGIPITDFLGTFALDSTGILEVDRISMNFAGGEVTGGPLSLRLDQEETLAELSVTAVSLPALASMTELDGLEATGTLSGRIPIIIRGSNILIESGTLKTSGPGVVRYRTSSSADTIAADQGGLSLALQALQDFRYDSIEVTVSGSVQKELEASLAIKGRNPDLYDGYPIDFNLNLSGELANIIRGSMAGYRVPEAIKRQLMAFPPSP; encoded by the coding sequence ATGGTTAAACGTGCCGCAAAACTTCTTGGGATTACAATCATCCTCGTCCTCACTGCCGCTGTGGTGCTGAGAGCGTCTCTGATTGAATTTATCGCCACATCCGCCTTGGATCAGCAAGGGCTTAGCCCTGCGAGTTTAACTGTCAGCCGGGCAAACTTCAGGGGACTGGAATTTAAAGCTATATCGCTCTCGTCTGGGCAAATTAAGGCGGACACAGCTAGCGTGACTTATGCGTGGTCGCTCTGGCGTGACGGGCGGGTCGAGCACCTAGAACTCTCGGGACTAGATGTCTCCGGAACATGGACAGAAGACGGCGTGAAGTTCGGGGAGCTCGCGTTTCCCCAACAGTTGGAGCAAGAAAACAAGACCGGCGACGACCCAAACAGTTCTGGCGGCCTGCCGTTTCGTTCCGTTGTCATAGACAACGCTAATGTGCATGTGCAACACCCGCAGGGGCAGATAGACCTTATTCTCAGCGCTGAGCTACAGAACAATGATGAGGTGCTAGAGACTGAGATTTTTGCTGCGCTGGCTGGCCCAGACTTAAGTGGCACCGTCGATTTTTCCGGATCTCTGAGTCTTCAGGACATCCTGAGTTCGTCACTTTCAGGGATGGTCAAGCTGACCGCTGAGTCATTTACTGTGCCCGGTTCTGAGAGCACTTTTTCTGCAGACGTTGATCTCAAAGGCTCTATTGAAGACAAATCCGTAACGGTTATGGCCGAAAAAGACATGCGGTTCTCTGCCCCCTGGCCAAGTCAGTTTTTCGGCAGCATCGGCCAAGCGAAAAATCAAACGGTTGAGGTTGTGGTGAGCAAAGGCACAGCCTCCGGTCCACTTTTCAGAATTGAACCTACGGACAGCGGGTATCGCGCAGAAGTCGATATGGTTTTAAGGGGTGAGACGCCACTGGGTCGCGCCGGAGCAAAATCCGCAGCCTGGGCAACATTCGGCACAGATGGCCTACCGCAGGATTTCAGCTTTGAGACGTTCAACGTTGAACTGAGCGGGCTGCCAACGGCATACGGGACTGTCAGCGCGTCGCTTGATGCCTCCGGACTCAGAGGGCCGATCGCCATAGCCGGTGGCCCTGTTTATGCCACCCTTGCCGTCAAAGATGCTGTTTATGGTGATCTGTCTGGTCGCACCCTGACCGTCGATATGGCATCTGATTTTAGACTGGATGGCTTATCGCTGGCCTTTCAATTTCAAAAACTTTCTGCCGCGGTGGAGGCCCTAAAATACGGAACTCAACTTGCCGCTCAAGACACCATTGAGCTGAATTTGGCAGATGGCACTACCGCTGCCCAAACAGCAAATGTCGTGTTTGGTGCCGATGGCAGCGCCACCTTAACCTTCGATACTGCGCTTGCTCTAACATCAAAAACCTTGGAGTTGCGCTTGAATAATAGCCCACTATTGATAAGCGCGTCGGCCCCAGAAATATCCCTCAAAGGATATTGGACGGCACCCGACCAAACTGGTGATCTTCAGGTTGGACTAACGAATGGTCTGATTGAGTCAGAAAGCCTATCGGCTACAGCTTTGAACATTCTGCTCGCCGGTGATCTGGAAAATATGTCCGGCACATATCTCACGACACTTGTAGACCCCAAAGACACGTCCAGCCAGAGCCCTTTATTGCGCTTAAACGGCGATCTTAATAAGACACAAAATAACTATAATATTGAAGGCTCTATACGCCTTCCCTCACGTAGATTAATAGGTACTTACAGCCTCACCTATGCCTTAGATTCCGCCAGTGGATCGGCCTCGGCCTCAAGTGGACCACTGCTGTTCGGAGGGGAAAACCTTGGCCCCTCAGACTTACGTCCGCTCGGATTACCCTTCACTCCTACCGCCGGGGAATTCGCCGCAGATATCGACATCTCCTTTAACGGCAGAGAATTGAAGCAACAGCAAGCTCACATTTATGTCAAAGAGGTGGACGTTGAGGGGAATGATTTTGCGCTCAGGCGACTGAACACGGCGGTCGTTTTTGACTCTGTTGTGCCGCTCCGCACTGATGGCCCGCAGAGTGTTGCGATCGGACTGCTTCAAGCTGGAATTCCGATTACCGATTTCCTTGGAACATTCGCCCTGGACTCTACAGGTATCCTTGAAGTTGATCGGATTTCCATGAATTTCGCCGGGGGCGAAGTCACCGGTGGCCCCCTTTCCTTGCGGCTGGACCAGGAAGAGACTTTAGCTGAACTCTCCGTCACTGCCGTCAGTTTACCTGCACTCGCCTCTATGACGGAATTGGACGGTTTAGAGGCTACGGGAACGCTGTCGGGCCGGATCCCAATTATTATCAGGGGCAGTAACATTTTGATTGAGTCTGGCACGCTCAAAACCTCTGGCCCGGGTGTTGTCAGATACAGAACGTCAAGTTCTGCGGACACCATCGCCGCTGACCAAGGCGGACTTTCTCTGGCCCTTCAGGCCCTTCAAGACTTCCGGTATGACTCTATTGAGGTCACGGTGTCAGGGTCAGTGCAAAAAGAGCTTGAAGCCTCGCTAGCGATTAAGGGGAGGAATCCAGATCTGTATGACGGCTACCCCATAGACTTTAATCTTAATTTAAGTGGCGAACTGGCAAACATCATCAGAGGTAGCATGGCGGGCTATCGGGTTCCAGAAGCCATAAAGCGACAACTGATGGCTTTCCCACCTAGTCCATAA
- a CDS encoding YnbE family lipoprotein, with the protein MLRLHSILENNGFNRFKQLISVLLIGVVVSACSPTVKVQAPDKPIVINLNVKIEQEVRIRVEKGVEDLLTENPDIF; encoded by the coding sequence ATGTTGCGTTTACATTCAATACTGGAAAACAACGGCTTCAATCGGTTCAAACAGTTAATATCTGTTCTGCTTATTGGCGTTGTTGTGAGTGCCTGCTCGCCCACGGTCAAAGTACAGGCCCCAGATAAGCCCATAGTGATCAACCTAAACGTCAAAATTGAGCAAGAAGTTCGGATTAGGGTCGAGAAAGGTGTTGAAGACTTGCTGACTGAGAATCCAGATATATTCTAG
- a CDS encoding YdbL family protein produces MAHFQKTRRSFLTVLSVIIGLGIAGPAYAVTLDEARDLGLVGERPDGLIAAVSPQVAAEVSTLILEVNAARLESYKQLAAKDGAPIQAVQAIAGEKLLQRARQNGWYVMSASGNWSR; encoded by the coding sequence ATGGCTCACTTCCAAAAAACCCGGAGATCCTTTTTAACCGTTTTATCTGTTATAATCGGCCTAGGTATCGCCGGTCCGGCTTACGCCGTTACTTTGGATGAAGCCCGCGACTTAGGATTAGTTGGCGAGAGACCAGACGGCTTGATTGCAGCGGTGTCCCCGCAAGTGGCTGCGGAAGTCAGCACCCTGATTTTAGAAGTTAACGCCGCGCGGCTAGAGAGCTACAAACAACTCGCAGCTAAGGACGGCGCACCTATCCAAGCTGTACAGGCAATAGCCGGTGAAAAGCTCTTACAACGGGCACGCCAAAATGGGTGGTATGTCATGAGCGCTTCAGGAAACTGGTCACGTTAA